Proteins from one Niallia circulans genomic window:
- a CDS encoding lipocalin-like domain-containing protein, whose product MKRNVSRSLLMFFLAVVLVIPQYLLSNDTTVVKAAEDPVFKRASVHDPSVIEADGQFYVFGSHLASAKTKDFMQWEQISSNVSADNPLFENVLEELKETFDWAESDTLWAADVIQLEDGKYYMYYNACKGDSPRSALGVAVSDSVDGPYKDQGIILKSGMWDEESEDGTIYDATKHPNAVDPDVFFDKNGKLWMVYGSYSGGIFILEMDPKTGKQLPNQGYGKKLLGGNHSRIEGAYIQYSKETDYYYMYLSFGGLDSTGGYNMRAVRSKTPDGPYYDAAGNDMTNVKADPTLPLFDDKSIEPYGVKLMGSYLFKREVGESGTGIGTGYVSPGHNSVYYDESTNEQYLIFHTRFPERGEQHEIRVHKMYMNEAGWPVVSPYEYAGESLQDVAAADIAGDYKFINHGQDISAEIKKSVLISLNSDGTISGEAAGTWKEKGSNKAELTIDGKLYTGVFISQWDPTTKTNVLTFTAISSEGVSVWGSKAESKTDNEIVEAVKSGLELGDTTAVISNLKLITEGLRGALISWSSSNLDVVTNDGKVTRPTNGAAATVTLTATITKGEANAEKTFEITVLPEEKGKLAAHYAFEGNLTDSTGTQADGQPTGNLVSNTGGAITYTDGKTGQGAIFDGASGVLLPKGLISSNKYSVSFWLNPEQLTNYTTAFFGAKSDVNWISFVPKGHDGVGNNSMLWSNNDGWYDADAGTQIPVNEWSHLAFTVDNGALNIYINGEKAFSGTDFFNVFTDKNSLFALGVNYWDTPFKGLMDEVLVYDSVALSEDTIKDYYNTGTVPVVSEPATPTPDEDTDKPEENDTTGPEEEAGTDKPDDNGSEEDGSKETAEDEELGNVTDDSNKDSVKGQGHGLPNTATNSFNYLMAGIAMIVIGACAFLFKKKRARIE is encoded by the coding sequence ATGAAAAGGAATGTATCTCGAAGTTTATTGATGTTTTTCTTAGCAGTTGTTCTTGTAATTCCGCAGTATCTTTTGAGCAATGATACAACAGTAGTTAAGGCAGCAGAAGACCCGGTCTTTAAAAGGGCTTCTGTCCATGACCCGTCTGTAATTGAGGCAGATGGCCAGTTCTATGTTTTTGGTTCGCATCTTGCTTCTGCAAAAACAAAGGATTTTATGCAATGGGAGCAAATCTCCTCAAACGTGTCTGCAGACAACCCGCTGTTTGAAAATGTTCTCGAGGAGTTGAAGGAAACATTTGATTGGGCAGAGTCTGATACGCTGTGGGCAGCAGATGTTATCCAGCTTGAGGACGGGAAATATTATATGTACTATAATGCCTGTAAAGGAGATTCCCCACGTTCAGCACTTGGTGTTGCTGTTTCAGATAGTGTTGACGGACCATATAAGGATCAAGGCATTATTTTGAAATCAGGCATGTGGGATGAAGAGAGTGAGGATGGCACCATTTATGATGCAACAAAGCATCCAAATGCCGTTGATCCTGACGTATTCTTCGATAAAAACGGCAAGCTTTGGATGGTGTACGGCTCTTACTCTGGCGGGATTTTCATCCTTGAAATGGACCCGAAAACAGGCAAGCAGCTACCAAACCAAGGCTATGGGAAAAAGCTGCTTGGCGGCAACCACAGTCGGATTGAAGGTGCGTATATCCAGTACAGCAAGGAAACAGATTATTATTATATGTACTTGTCATTCGGTGGGTTAGACTCGACTGGCGGCTACAACATGAGAGCTGTCCGCTCGAAAACTCCAGACGGCCCATATTATGACGCCGCAGGCAATGATATGACAAATGTTAAGGCAGACCCGACATTGCCATTGTTCGATGACAAATCGATTGAGCCATATGGTGTTAAGCTGATGGGCAGCTACCTGTTCAAACGTGAGGTAGGCGAAAGCGGGACAGGCATTGGCACAGGCTATGTATCGCCAGGTCATAATTCCGTTTATTATGATGAAAGCACAAATGAGCAATACTTGATTTTCCATACTCGTTTCCCAGAAAGAGGGGAACAGCATGAAATCCGAGTTCACAAAATGTATATGAATGAAGCTGGATGGCCAGTTGTATCTCCATATGAGTATGCAGGAGAAAGCTTGCAGGATGTTGCGGCTGCTGATATTGCAGGAGACTACAAATTCATTAACCATGGCCAGGATATTTCTGCAGAAATCAAAAAATCTGTGCTGATTAGCTTGAACAGTGACGGAACAATCAGCGGTGAAGCAGCTGGAACGTGGAAGGAAAAAGGTTCTAACAAAGCAGAGCTTACCATTGACGGCAAGTTGTATACTGGCGTGTTTATAAGCCAGTGGGACCCAACAACGAAAACGAATGTGCTGACATTTACAGCCATATCAAGTGAAGGTGTATCTGTCTGGGGAAGCAAAGCAGAAAGCAAAACAGATAATGAAATTGTCGAGGCAGTCAAGAGTGGCCTTGAATTAGGCGATACAACGGCAGTTATCAGCAACTTGAAACTTATAACAGAAGGATTACGCGGTGCACTTATTAGCTGGAGCTCCTCGAATCTCGATGTTGTTACAAATGACGGCAAGGTAACAAGACCGACTAATGGAGCGGCGGCAACGGTGACATTAACAGCAACAATAACAAAGGGGGAAGCTAACGCTGAGAAAACCTTTGAAATCACCGTTTTGCCAGAGGAAAAAGGCAAGCTTGCAGCTCATTATGCCTTTGAAGGCAATTTAACGGACAGCACTGGCACACAGGCAGATGGACAGCCGACAGGAAATCTCGTTTCTAATACTGGTGGAGCAATTACCTATACAGACGGGAAAACCGGCCAAGGGGCGATTTTTGACGGAGCATCAGGAGTGCTTTTACCGAAGGGGCTTATCTCCAGTAATAAATACAGCGTTTCTTTCTGGTTGAACCCAGAACAGCTGACTAATTATACGACGGCATTTTTCGGCGCAAAATCAGATGTAAACTGGATCAGCTTTGTTCCGAAAGGTCATGATGGTGTCGGCAATAACAGCATGCTTTGGTCGAACAATGACGGCTGGTATGATGCAGATGCTGGCACACAAATACCAGTTAATGAATGGTCCCATCTTGCTTTTACCGTTGATAATGGAGCGCTTAATATCTATATCAATGGGGAAAAGGCATTCAGTGGCACTGATTTCTTTAATGTCTTCACAGATAAAAATTCCTTGTTTGCACTCGGAGTAAACTATTGGGATACTCCATTTAAAGGGCTTATGGATGAAGTGCTTGTTTATGACTCTGTCGCATTGAGTGAGGATACAATCAAGGATTATTACAACACTGGGACAGTTCCAGTAGTGTCTGAGCCAGCAACACCAACGCCAGATGAGGACACAGATAAACCTGAGGAAAATGACACAACAGGTCCAGAGGAGGAAGCAGGAACAGATAAGCCGGACGACAACGGCAGCGAGGAAGATGGCAGTAAGGAAACAGCTGAAGATGAAGAATTGGGCAATGTTACAGATGATAGTAATAAAGATAGCGTTAAAGGCCAAGGGCATGGACTGCCTAATACAGCCACAAACTCCTTCAATTATTTGATGGCAGGTATTGCCATGATTGTTATCGGTGCATGTGCGTTTCTTTTTAAAAAGAAAAGAGCTAGAATAGAATAA
- the rlmD gene encoding 23S rRNA (uracil(1939)-C(5))-methyltransferase RlmD, translating into MNDKKQVSTAKLQQGQTFPLTIKRLGINGEGVGYFKRQVVFVQGALPGEEVVVEATKIMPKFSEAKVKKIRKASPFRVKAPCPIYEQCGGCQLQHLAYDQQLREKRDIVIQSLERHTKLKIENLDIRPTIGMEEPWNYRNKSQFQIGQQKNGKVIAGLYGIDSHRLVPIQNCMVQHPLTNKVSEEVRNILEELNVPIYDERTQKGIVRTIVTRAGFQSGEVQVVLITTQKEVPRKKQIMAEILKRLPEVKSLVQNINGNKTSLIFGEKTIHLRGEEVIQETLGDLNFELSARAFFQLNPTQTVKLYDEVKKAASLTGKEKIADAYCGVGTIGLWLADGASEVRGMDTIDAAIIDAQKNADRHGIKNATYVTGTAEHWLPKWVEEGWRPDVVVVDPPRTGCDQKLLNAIKKVKPKKFIYVSCNPSTLAKDIDYLSKDYKVEYLQPVDMFPHTAHVECVVELVLK; encoded by the coding sequence ATGAATGATAAAAAGCAAGTAAGCACGGCAAAGTTACAGCAAGGACAAACCTTCCCGCTCACAATTAAAAGACTCGGAATCAATGGAGAGGGTGTCGGCTATTTCAAACGGCAGGTCGTCTTCGTTCAAGGAGCACTACCAGGCGAAGAAGTAGTCGTGGAAGCAACAAAGATCATGCCGAAGTTTTCAGAGGCAAAAGTAAAGAAAATCCGAAAGGCATCACCATTTCGCGTCAAAGCACCATGCCCGATCTACGAGCAATGCGGCGGCTGCCAGCTTCAGCATTTAGCATATGACCAGCAGCTTAGAGAAAAGCGCGATATTGTAATCCAGTCACTAGAAAGACACACAAAACTGAAAATAGAAAACTTAGATATCCGTCCGACAATCGGTATGGAAGAGCCTTGGAATTACCGCAATAAGAGCCAATTCCAAATCGGCCAGCAGAAAAACGGCAAAGTAATCGCAGGCTTGTATGGGATTGACTCCCATCGCCTTGTCCCAATCCAAAACTGCATGGTTCAGCATCCGCTGACAAACAAGGTGTCAGAAGAGGTTCGCAACATTTTAGAAGAGCTGAATGTACCAATTTACGATGAACGCACACAAAAAGGTATCGTCCGTACAATCGTGACAAGAGCAGGCTTCCAATCAGGAGAAGTACAGGTCGTGTTAATTACAACTCAAAAAGAAGTGCCGCGCAAAAAACAAATCATGGCAGAAATTCTAAAACGTCTGCCTGAAGTGAAGTCACTAGTGCAAAATATTAACGGCAACAAGACATCCCTAATATTCGGTGAAAAGACTATTCATCTAAGAGGCGAAGAGGTCATTCAAGAAACATTAGGCGACTTAAACTTTGAGCTGTCAGCACGTGCCTTCTTCCAGCTAAACCCGACACAAACAGTCAAGCTGTACGACGAAGTCAAAAAAGCTGCCAGCCTGACAGGCAAAGAAAAAATCGCTGACGCCTACTGCGGTGTTGGAACAATCGGATTATGGCTAGCTGACGGTGCAAGCGAAGTCCGCGGCATGGACACCATCGATGCAGCCATCATCGACGCCCAAAAAAATGCTGATAGACACGGCATCAAAAATGCCACATACGTAACAGGAACAGCCGAGCACTGGCTCCCAAAATGGGTCGAAGAAGGCTGGCGCCCAGACGTAGTAGTAGTCGACCCGCCAAGAACAGGCTGCGACCAAAAGCTGCTTAACGCCATCAAAAAGGTAAAACCGAAGAAGTTCATTTACGTATCCTGCAATCCGTCGACATTAGCGAAGGATATTGATTATTTGAGCAAGGATTATAAGGTAGAGTATTTGCAGCCTGTGGATATGTTCCCCCACACGGCGCATGTAGAGTGTGTAGTGGAGTTGGTTTTAAAATAA
- a CDS encoding DNA-3-methyladenine glycosylase family protein, which translates to MRIVPVSGPYNFDLVLSRLALDPLHQVDALERSIKVPIGIENEKIVVKVKAIGTTEGPVFQLEELPIKYEEKVIRELTRIFQWESSLIGVHEHFQGTELKELFNSHFGTPLVLDFHPYNCLVKCIIHQQLNIKFAYTLTERFVKAYGTELNGAWFYPNPEVVAALTVEELRELQFSTRKAEYIIDISKEIAEGRLSLESLYDRTDEEIMKELIVYRGIGQWTIQNVLLFGLGRQNLFPIADIGIQNALKNLLGLEAKPTKEEIEQLIPAWEPYLSYASLYLWRSIE; encoded by the coding sequence TTGCGTATTGTCCCGGTATCAGGTCCATATAATTTTGATCTTGTGTTAAGCCGCTTAGCTTTAGATCCATTGCATCAAGTGGATGCCTTAGAAAGGTCCATAAAGGTGCCTATTGGTATAGAAAATGAAAAAATTGTTGTCAAGGTGAAAGCAATTGGCACAACGGAAGGGCCAGTCTTCCAGCTAGAAGAACTTCCAATAAAGTATGAAGAGAAAGTTATTCGAGAGCTTACAAGGATTTTTCAATGGGAAAGCTCACTTATTGGTGTTCATGAGCATTTTCAAGGCACCGAATTGAAGGAGCTGTTTAACAGTCATTTCGGAACACCGCTCGTACTCGACTTTCATCCATATAATTGTCTCGTAAAATGCATCATCCATCAGCAGCTTAATATAAAATTCGCATACACCTTAACAGAAAGATTTGTTAAAGCATACGGAACAGAACTTAATGGAGCATGGTTTTACCCGAATCCTGAAGTTGTTGCAGCACTCACGGTAGAAGAATTAAGAGAGCTGCAATTCAGCACAAGAAAAGCAGAATATATTATTGATATATCGAAGGAAATTGCTGAAGGCAGGCTGAGCTTAGAGAGCCTTTATGATCGAACAGATGAAGAGATTATGAAGGAATTGATCGTCTACAGAGGAATTGGCCAATGGACGATTCAGAATGTGCTTTTATTCGGGCTTGGACGGCAGAATTTATTCCCGATTGCAGATATCGGCATCCAAAATGCATTAAAGAATCTGCTCGGACTTGAAGCAAAGCCGACAAAAGAAGAAATTGAGCAATTAATCCCAGCTTGGGAGCCCTATTTAAGCTATGCGTCTCTATACTTATGGCGCAGCATTGAATAA
- a CDS encoding DUF3139 domain-containing protein, with protein MLKKAIWIFTILFAVGGISVYKYGEWHGFTWMEKISKQKVLQYLKDTGEKEQEMKSIEPSYDYKSGHYYVTVVFKDEQDLRYEFIYRNKKTVFIGRYDDGNNTYDKGKHLQ; from the coding sequence ATGCTAAAAAAAGCAATCTGGATTTTCACCATCCTGTTTGCAGTCGGTGGTATTTCCGTTTATAAATATGGAGAATGGCATGGATTTACTTGGATGGAAAAGATATCGAAGCAGAAAGTCTTACAATATTTGAAGGATACGGGAGAAAAGGAACAGGAAATGAAAAGCATAGAGCCTTCTTATGACTATAAATCAGGCCATTATTATGTCACCGTTGTATTCAAGGATGAACAAGACTTACGTTATGAGTTCATCTATAGAAACAAAAAAACTGTCTTTATTGGCAGATATGATGACGGCAACAACACATACGACAAAGGCAAGCATCTTCAATAA
- a CDS encoding DUF1385 domain-containing protein: MKYGGKALINGVKFQSDDVKVISVRKDGEIKTTHQIKAKEEEIEDFDIDKYLRKVPIVRGMWFFIRTFLDTWKSFLSLFVFGFLFLFVMSKGSWSIGDLSAAEIEIAVIIFIILYLMIFKLTPLGKYHAAEHMAANCFNKHEELTLENVKSQSRISETCHLNLVIFISLISLIVWLIPYSNQIDGIVVLFVVLSLAYELYIIRNKHVKKVLTPIYYIGYGLQYLLFTARPAAEHLETAIRSLKKMAALQENIDKETAAKKSASVTFHPAK, translated from the coding sequence ATGAAGTATGGAGGAAAAGCGCTAATCAATGGCGTAAAGTTTCAGTCTGACGATGTCAAAGTAATCTCAGTCCGCAAAGATGGTGAAATCAAGACAACTCATCAAATTAAAGCGAAAGAGGAAGAAATTGAAGACTTTGATATCGACAAGTATTTGCGGAAAGTTCCCATTGTAAGAGGCATGTGGTTTTTTATCCGAACATTCCTTGATACATGGAAGTCCTTTTTATCACTGTTTGTTTTTGGATTTTTATTTCTATTTGTGATGTCCAAAGGAAGCTGGTCGATAGGGGATTTAAGTGCAGCGGAGATCGAAATAGCTGTTATCATATTTATCATTTTATACTTAATGATCTTCAAGCTCACACCGCTCGGTAAATACCATGCAGCAGAACATATGGCTGCCAATTGCTTTAATAAGCACGAGGAACTAACACTAGAAAATGTAAAAAGTCAGTCCCGTATAAGTGAAACCTGCCACTTAAATCTGGTGATTTTTATTAGTCTTATCAGTTTGATTGTTTGGCTTATTCCTTATTCGAATCAAATAGACGGCATCGTTGTCCTTTTTGTAGTTCTGTCACTTGCTTACGAGCTGTATATTATCCGTAATAAACATGTGAAAAAGGTGCTGACTCCGATTTACTATATTGGATACGGATTACAATATCTTTTATTCACAGCAAGACCTGCAGCAGAGCATCTTGAAACAGCTATCCGATCCCTAAAGAAAATGGCTGCCCTTCAGGAAAACATTGACAAGGAGACAGCAGCAAAAAAGTCCGCAAGTGTGACATTTCATCCTGCTAAATAA
- a CDS encoding fumarate hydratase — protein sequence MNIKALRTSIYQLIEETSTNLPKDVRRAIKSAAQWESAGTRSAMSLETIQENIGMADMEVSPICQDTGLPTFKIKTPVGTNQLEIKAVIHECIELATQKGKLRPNSVDSLHGANSGNNLGAGTPVIKFDQWEKDYIDIGLILKGGGCENKNIQYSLPCELDGLGRAGRDLDGIRKCILHSVYQAQGQGCSAGFIGVGIGGDRSSGYDLAKEQLFRTVDDVNENAELAELEAYIMENANKLGIGTMGFGGETTLLGCKIGVMNRIPASFFVSVAYNCWAFRRLGIKLDANTGSIIAWKYQDGEKITFAGKKKSTDDDTVIKLNAPISEAEIRRLKVGDVVEISGMMYTGRDAIHKHLSTNDSPVDLNGQVIYHCGPVMLKDDEDIWHVKAAGPTTSIREEPYQGDIMKKFGIRAVMGKGGMGTKTLHALAEHGGVYLNAIGGAAQYYADCIKAVKGVDLMQFGIPEAMWHLQVEGFRAVVTMDSHGNSLHEDIEKSSLEKLTQFKEPVYK from the coding sequence ATGAATATCAAAGCTTTAAGAACGAGTATATATCAATTGATTGAAGAAACATCTACAAATCTTCCGAAGGATGTCCGCCGTGCCATCAAATCAGCAGCGCAATGGGAAAGCGCTGGAACGAGATCAGCGATGAGCCTTGAAACAATTCAAGAGAACATCGGAATGGCGGATATGGAAGTGTCACCAATTTGTCAGGATACAGGGCTTCCAACATTTAAGATTAAGACACCTGTCGGTACAAACCAACTGGAAATAAAGGCAGTAATTCATGAATGCATAGAATTGGCAACACAAAAAGGTAAGCTTCGTCCTAATTCTGTAGATTCACTTCATGGAGCAAACAGCGGCAATAATTTAGGAGCAGGAACACCTGTCATCAAATTTGATCAGTGGGAAAAGGATTACATAGATATCGGTCTAATCTTAAAAGGCGGCGGTTGTGAAAATAAAAATATTCAATACAGCCTGCCTTGTGAGCTTGATGGGCTTGGAAGAGCTGGCAGGGACTTGGATGGCATTCGCAAATGCATTCTCCATTCTGTTTATCAAGCACAAGGACAAGGCTGCAGCGCCGGCTTTATTGGTGTGGGAATCGGTGGAGACCGCTCAAGCGGCTATGATTTAGCAAAGGAACAGCTTTTCCGGACGGTTGACGATGTTAATGAAAACGCGGAGCTTGCTGAGCTAGAAGCATATATCATGGAAAATGCTAATAAGCTTGGAATCGGTACAATGGGATTTGGCGGAGAAACGACCTTGCTTGGCTGCAAAATTGGTGTAATGAATCGCATTCCTGCAAGCTTCTTCGTATCTGTTGCATATAATTGCTGGGCATTCCGCAGATTAGGAATAAAGCTTGATGCAAATACAGGCAGCATTATTGCATGGAAATACCAGGATGGAGAGAAAATTACCTTCGCCGGCAAAAAAAAATCAACTGACGATGATACAGTCATTAAGCTTAATGCACCAATATCTGAGGCGGAAATCCGTCGCCTGAAGGTCGGCGATGTTGTTGAAATCAGCGGAATGATGTATACCGGAAGAGACGCAATTCATAAACACTTAAGCACAAACGATTCTCCTGTTGATTTAAATGGACAAGTAATATACCATTGCGGGCCAGTAATGCTAAAAGATGATGAAGACATATGGCATGTGAAAGCGGCAGGACCAACAACGAGCATTCGTGAGGAGCCTTATCAAGGAGATATTATGAAAAAATTCGGCATCCGCGCTGTCATGGGTAAAGGCGGGATGGGAACAAAAACCTTACATGCTTTAGCCGAGCATGGCGGTGTTTACTTAAATGCAATTGGCGGTGCAGCCCAATATTATGCTGATTGCATAAAAGCAGTTAAAGGTGTTGACCTTATGCAATTCGGTATCCCAGAAGCAATGTGGCATTTGCAGGTGGAGGGCTTCCGGGCTGTTGTGACAATGGATTCTCATGGTAATTCCCTACATGAGGATATTGAAAAATCATCATTAGAGAAGCTCACTCAGTTTAAAGAACCTGTTTATAAATGA
- a CDS encoding SDR family oxidoreductase, giving the protein MSDTWLNLEGKVAIVTGGASGIGLEITKGLLNNGVKVVVADLNGEEGAREDGSYFLKCDVTNKESVNNTVSKTVELFGTVDILVNNAGVNLPRLLVDDKGERPEYELSERDFDFMVAVNQKGPYLFAQSAAKEMLKVNKGVIINVSSEAGQEGSAGQSCYSATKGAVISFTRAWAKELGKFNIRVVGIAPGIIETTGLRTDAYNEALAYTRGVTVDGLSTDYSKSIPLGREGKLTEIGDLVTYLASDRSSYITGTTLNISGGKSRG; this is encoded by the coding sequence ATGAGTGATACATGGTTAAATCTTGAAGGGAAAGTCGCGATTGTAACAGGTGGAGCCTCTGGCATTGGTTTAGAAATTACAAAGGGACTTTTAAACAATGGAGTTAAAGTTGTCGTTGCTGACTTAAATGGAGAGGAAGGAGCTAGAGAAGATGGTTCTTACTTTCTAAAATGTGATGTAACAAATAAAGAAAGTGTAAACAACACTGTTTCTAAAACAGTTGAACTTTTTGGCACTGTCGATATCTTGGTAAATAATGCGGGAGTAAATCTGCCAAGACTTTTAGTGGATGATAAGGGTGAAAGACCGGAGTATGAATTGAGTGAGCGTGATTTTGACTTTATGGTAGCAGTTAATCAAAAAGGTCCTTATCTCTTTGCACAGTCTGCTGCTAAAGAAATGTTAAAGGTAAACAAAGGTGTCATCATTAACGTTTCTTCTGAGGCAGGGCAAGAAGGCTCTGCAGGACAAAGCTGTTATTCTGCTACTAAAGGTGCTGTAATTTCCTTTACACGCGCATGGGCAAAAGAGCTTGGGAAGTTTAACATCCGTGTAGTTGGAATTGCGCCAGGTATTATTGAAACTACAGGATTAAGAACAGATGCGTATAACGAAGCTCTAGCGTATACTCGTGGGGTTACGGTAGATGGATTATCCACAGATTACAGTAAATCTATTCCTCTTGGCAGAGAAGGTAAGTTAACAGAAATTGGCGATTTGGTGACTTATTTAGCTTCCGATCGTTCCAGTTATATTACGGGTACAACATTAAATATTTCAGGAGGGAAATCTAGAGGTTAA
- the pdaA gene encoding delta-lactam-biosynthetic de-N-acetylase, protein MFLLIQHPVLANVSNQPLHWGFKKASNEQPAEAGQPLDDLLGKYGAFYKDSPDKKVLYLTFDNGYENGYTGKILDVLKKEKVPATFFVTGHYLQSATDLVKRMADEGHIIGNHSYHHPDFTQVSDQRLTDELEKVAKETEAITGKKGMKYLRPPRGIFSERTLMLGKELGYTQVFWSLAFVDWKTDQQRGWQYSYDNIMKQAHPGCIMLLHTVSKDNADALEQSIKDLKKRGYTFKSLDDFMAKQKK, encoded by the coding sequence ATGTTTCTGCTCATTCAGCATCCAGTATTGGCGAACGTTTCCAATCAGCCACTGCATTGGGGTTTCAAAAAAGCAAGCAATGAGCAGCCAGCAGAAGCAGGGCAGCCGCTTGATGATCTTTTAGGAAAATACGGGGCTTTTTATAAGGACAGTCCTGATAAAAAGGTCTTGTATTTAACCTTTGATAATGGTTATGAAAATGGCTATACAGGAAAAATCCTTGATGTATTGAAAAAGGAAAAGGTACCAGCCACTTTTTTTGTGACAGGACATTATTTGCAAAGTGCCACAGATTTAGTGAAACGAATGGCTGACGAAGGTCATATAATTGGAAATCATTCCTATCATCACCCAGACTTCACACAAGTTTCTGATCAAAGACTGACAGATGAGCTTGAGAAGGTTGCGAAAGAAACAGAAGCGATAACCGGGAAAAAAGGCATGAAATACTTACGGCCGCCGCGCGGTATTTTTAGTGAGCGGACTTTAATGCTCGGCAAGGAGCTAGGATATACACAGGTGTTTTGGTCACTAGCGTTTGTCGATTGGAAAACCGATCAGCAAAGAGGCTGGCAATACAGCTATGACAATATCATGAAGCAGGCACATCCAGGCTGCATAATGCTCCTTCATACTGTGTCTAAAGACAATGCAGATGCTCTTGAGCAATCAATCAAAGACTTGAAGAAAAGAGGCTATACATTCAAAAGCCTTGATGATTTTATGGCAAAGCAGAAGAAATAA